CCAGTCGATGGTTCGCGCCGAGGGGTTTGTGGAGAACAACGCCCCGCAGGACGCCATTGATGCGCAGGGACTGCGCATCGATGCCAGTCAGGACGGCGCGAGCGATGGCAGCCCGGATGCCGGTCCCAATGGAAGCCAGTCCGCAAATACCGCAGGCGAGGGTGGCTCCGGCGCAGCCTCGGCCAAGCAGATCGCCCAGGCCGAAGAACTCAAGCAGGAAATTCGCCAGGCGCTCGGCGGCAGCGTCGGCAAACTGGCCGAAGGTCTCACGGTTACGCCTACCGAGGGTGGCCTGCTGGTCTCGATCACCGACCAGCTCGATTTCGGAATGTTCAAGGTTGGGTCGGCGGTGCCTGAACGCGATCTCGTGGTCGCCATGGAGAAAATCGGAGAACTGCTGTCCAAGCGCAGCGGCGCCATCGCCATTCGCGGCCATACCGATGCGCGGCCATTTTCGTCGGGAAATGATGACAACTGGCGGCTGTCAATGGCGCGTGCTCATTCCGCGTTCTTCATGCTGGTTCGCGGTGGCGTGCCAGAAGAACGTGTTGTCCAGGTTTCGGGCTTTGCCGACCGGCGGCTGAAAGATCCGGAAAACCCCTATTCCGAAGTCAACCGCCGCATCGAAATCCTTGTCCAGGCAGGGGAGACCTGACCGGTGACGCGCTGGCGGACTCCGACCCGTGTAAGCTTCGCCGTTACCGCGGCGTTGTTTGCGTTTGGGGCATGTGCCGAGGAGCAGGCGGCGCCGCAGGCGCAGACCGAGCACAGCGCCGTTGAACCTGGTCAGGATCACGGTGCCGGCGATTCCGCTACTTCCGCTCACCAGGCCGATGGTGACGCCGAACATCCGGTGGTCGCGGCACAAGCAGCGGAGCCTGCTGCCGGTGATCCGGCATCCGACTTTACAATGTCCGGCGAAATGGATGGGCTGGAGCCATACAAGCTGTTGCGGTCATTGCAATTCGTTCAGGATGCTGTCGTCCGCGGTGACCATTCCGCAATGGAAATGCAACGCTTTCTTCTGGGCGTGATCGACAGTCGCTTGCGCAAGGCCGATCAGAAGGTCTTCGATGATCCCCGCAACGTCGACGCAGCGCTGATATATGCGATGAGTGGCGGCAATCCCGAAACGCTGGAAATTCTGGCGATGAAGGACAAATTCGGCAATTTTGACAACGAGATCACGACCGTGCTCCGCGCCTATCTCAACGGCCGCGCCACCAATGCCGAGATCGGTGAGGTGGTCAAACTTTACCGAGACACCGAACTCGGGCCCTATCTGACTCTCGTTGCGGCCAATGTCACGGCGGCGATGAATGATATCTCGGCGCTTGAAATGTTCGACTGGGCGAGGCTCACCGCTCCCGGAACTCTGGTCGAGGAGGCAGCACTGCGGCGCTCGCTGTTCATTGCCGCGCGCAAGAACCTTGTCGACGAAGCGCTCAAATATGCCCAGCTCTATGCCCGCCGGTTCATCAACTCACCCTATGCCGGCCAATATGCCGATCTGCTGGTCGATCTCGTGGTGCTCAATTACGGCAAGGTTGGGGATGACCGCCTTGGTCAGATCCTTACGTTCATGGATCGACCGCGTAAACGTGAGGTCTATCTGCGGATCGCCCGCAAGGCGGTGATCTCCGGATTGCGCGATCTCGCGGTTTTCGCCTCCGAAAAAGCCGAAGCGCTGCTTGATCCGTCGGACAAGGCGCCGCAGGCGTTGGCGGATTTGTATTCCGGCATGGCCAAAATTCCTACTGACGGTGTCGGCGCTGTGCTGGCCGGGATCGAGGCTGTGCCGGAGAGACAATTGTCCCGTCGTGATCGGGCACTGCGCGAGGCGGCACGGATGATCGCCAGCGAAGTGGTAGCCAAACCCGACCCCAACAGCCTCACGCAAGCATTCTCGCCCATGGTGAATTCACCCAATGCGGTTGAGGGCGATGATCGTCGACAACCTGCAGGGGATTCCGAGGCAACAGCCGGTGCGTCGGCCGCAATGAACGCGGCGGCAATCACTGCAGACGAAGTTTTCGACGGATATGTATCCGATCGTAAGGACACACTCGAGCGCATCGACAAGCTGCTCGAGGGAGTAGAAGAGGAAGCAGGGTCTTGAGCGCGTTGGATTTGGTAGGTCAGCGGCCGGTGCCAGCCAGGCCGACGGGACGGATGGGCCAGCTTGGCGGCGACACTGCGGGCGGGCAATCAGGCGAACAGCCTTTTTCGGCGGTTCTGTCCGGTGAAGAACGAGGTGCAGCAAGCGATACAGGTCGCCCTCGGGTCGGGGGAGAAGCCGGTGTGCCGGCAAATGGGGCAGAGCAGGCGGAGGCGGCAACCGCCGGTCCGCAGCTTGTCGACCGGAATCCACCGCGCGAGCCTGCTGGCGAGCCGGCCCAATCCGATGACATGCTGGCCTTGCTCGACAGCCTGATGTCCAGCGCTGCCTTTTCCGATGACGCGAAACTGGGTGTCGATGACCTCCAGCCCGAAGCCGACGCCGTCGAGGCGGCAGTACAGGACACCAACATTGCCAGCACGGCCATCACCAGGGCCGATGCCGCCAACACGGCTGATACCAACACTAAGGCCGGCCCCGAAATCACCGCCGGTATCGAAGCCAATACCGATACTGAAATTGACATTGAAGACACCGAGGTCCTGACAAATCAGGTTGCCGCCCAGGCCAGCCAGATTCCGGTTGCATCCGCTGATCCGGCCGTGCCCACCCGTCAGACCAAGCAAACCGGCGAAATGGCCGAATTGGTGGCAAGCCTGCGAACCGGCGAACCGGTGTCGGCGAAGAACGCTCCCGCCCGCACCACCCAGGACAGCACCAAGGTGTCGACCGAGGAAAAGGAAGCTCTGCGCGCATTGGGCCTCAATACTGCAACATCGGTGATCAAGCCTGATGAGAACAAGTCCGAAGCTGGTGGCCGGTTTGCTGCTGCCGACCAACGGTCGGCAAAATCCGACCGCACAACTGAGGCAAAGCTCGACGCCAATCCCCGCAATGTAGAAGTGCTTGAATCGCGCCGGTTCATGGCGTTGCATCCGCTCAGCGCCAACGGGCAAATGCTCAGCCGCTCGCTGATCGATGCCGGTCAGCCGTTGTTTGCGGCACAGCGGGCCGGGCCAGCGCAACCCGCGTCCGTTCCCGGACAGCCTCAGCCGGGCCAGATGCTGCATACATTGAAGTTGCAGCTCAACCCGCTCTCGCTGGGCAGCGTCACCGCTGTTCTCAAGCTCTCGGGTGAAGAACTTTCCGTCGACATCAAGGTCGAAACCATCGAGGCCT
This DNA window, taken from Hoeflea algicola, encodes the following:
- a CDS encoding MotB family protein translates to MTDTSTTHQGKNEIIIVKRRAGGDEEGHHGGVWKIAYADFMTAMMAFFLVMWLVNAANEETKASVASYFNPIKLMDDKPADRGVQQIGNNAEGKATAPKSKSDGDETSNGENGEAGSQENATAGEEQQYSEADYFENPYSVLAEIAQETGTQTNISAKGDGGASDSGPASGASGGEAYRDPFDPDFWSKNIEQERTALEESQSMVRAEGFVENNAPQDAIDAQGLRIDASQDGASDGSPDAGPNGSQSANTAGEGGSGAASAKQIAQAEELKQEIRQALGGSVGKLAEGLTVTPTEGGLLVSITDQLDFGMFKVGSAVPERDLVVAMEKIGELLSKRSGAIAIRGHTDARPFSSGNDDNWRLSMARAHSAFFMLVRGGVPEERVVQVSGFADRRLKDPENPYSEVNRRIEILVQAGET
- a CDS encoding chemotaxis protein, which codes for MTRWRTPTRVSFAVTAALFAFGACAEEQAAPQAQTEHSAVEPGQDHGAGDSATSAHQADGDAEHPVVAAQAAEPAAGDPASDFTMSGEMDGLEPYKLLRSLQFVQDAVVRGDHSAMEMQRFLLGVIDSRLRKADQKVFDDPRNVDAALIYAMSGGNPETLEILAMKDKFGNFDNEITTVLRAYLNGRATNAEIGEVVKLYRDTELGPYLTLVAANVTAAMNDISALEMFDWARLTAPGTLVEEAALRRSLFIAARKNLVDEALKYAQLYARRFINSPYAGQYADLLVDLVVLNYGKVGDDRLGQILTFMDRPRKREVYLRIARKAVISGLRDLAVFASEKAEALLDPSDKAPQALADLYSGMAKIPTDGVGAVLAGIEAVPERQLSRRDRALREAARMIASEVVAKPDPNSLTQAFSPMVNSPNAVEGDDRRQPAGDSEATAGASAAMNAAAITADEVFDGYVSDRKDTLERIDKLLEGVEEEAGS
- a CDS encoding flagellar hook-length control protein FliK; the protein is MSALDLVGQRPVPARPTGRMGQLGGDTAGGQSGEQPFSAVLSGEERGAASDTGRPRVGGEAGVPANGAEQAEAATAGPQLVDRNPPREPAGEPAQSDDMLALLDSLMSSAAFSDDAKLGVDDLQPEADAVEAAVQDTNIASTAITRADAANTADTNTKAGPEITAGIEANTDTEIDIEDTEVLTNQVAAQASQIPVASADPAVPTRQTKQTGEMAELVASLRTGEPVSAKNAPARTTQDSTKVSTEEKEALRALGLNTATSVIKPDENKSEAGGRFAAADQRSAKSDRTTEAKLDANPRNVEVLESRRFMALHPLSANGQMLSRSLIDAGQPLFAAQRAGPAQPASVPGQPQPGQMLHTLKLQLNPLSLGSVTAVLKLSGEELSVDIKVETIEAYRQLSDDNRAILKSLRSQGYGVEQITIQHVPGPDRTAAQAPQPGFQPGSSGSGSADAQASGKQSGGQGAGQQGNSQNGGQGRDQNSYVGSGAGRADGVYL